TATGTTATAAATAATATTTATTCAATTTTTATAATAATTAATCAATAACATTTTTCAACACCAGAAAACAACCTCGATAAAACATTTCCTGTTTGAAGATCAAATATAATTGTTCTTCCTAAATCTCCAAATACATCTTCAGCAATTATTTTTATATTAAATTTTTTTAACATTTTTCTTGCCATTTCAACATTCATTTTACCAATATCTGGTAATATTCCAGCAGTATCAGAAAAATATATTTTTGCTCCACCAAATATTTTAGCTTGCAAATCACATGAAGATATTTTTAATTTTTCAAAATTTTTTATCATCCTTTCTAT
The window above is part of the Spirochaetota bacterium genome. Proteins encoded here:
- a CDS encoding chemotaxis protein CheD — translated: MDLEKKIIINDVYLVHVGIADMKFGKSPEKLKTVLGSCVGICVYYPRLKIGALAHAMLPQKHSNIINEFKFVDTSIERMIKNFEKLKISSCDLQAKIFGGAKIYFSDTAGILPDIGKMNVEMARKMLKKFNIKIIAEDVFGDLGRTIIFDLQTGNVLSRLFSGVEKCY